The DNA sequence AGTGAACCCCACCTGCCGCCCCCGCGATCGTTTGCAACTCGCCGTAACCGTCTTCTTGAAACACTTCTTGAATAATTGCCAAATCCTCACTCAAGGACGACTTTGCCGCCCCGTATTGCTCAGCAAACCGCGAAAGGGATATTACTTGTCGCGGACTAGCCAGCAACTGGCGGGTCATGCCGACTAGACGCGCACTTCGCTTTCTTTTCTTCATCATATCCTCCACAGAACCGAATGTTATGGAGTTAATATATCATTTTTGTACGCCTTCCCGCAACATACGCACTGCATACACGTCGTTACAAAAGCCGCGTAACGCGTTAACGACGCGGTTAACACGCGTGTCCTGGTTCAGCAGAGCAAAAACTGTCGGTCCGCTTCCCGACATAAGCGCCATATCGACACCAAACCTCAGCAAACAATTTTTGTACGCTTTAACTTCGGGGTGTTGTGCCATCGTCACACTTTCGAGGACGTTACACGAAAACTTGCACATCGCCTCGTAATTTTGTTCGCGCAGCGCCTGAACCATTAGTGGCGTGCGGGGGTGGTCGCGGATGTCCTCAACCTGCAGCGTTTGGAAGACTTCTTTCGTCGAGACACTTATCGGAGGCTTAGCGAGTACGACCCAACAAGGCGGCGGTGGGGGTAGTTGCTGCAATTTTTCGCCCCTGCCTCGTGCGAGCGCTGTTCCGCCATAAAGGCAAAACGGCACGTCCGAACCAATTTCCGCACCGATTACCGCAAGCTCGTCCAGCGTCAACCCGAGGTGCCACAAGCGATTTAAACCGCGCAGTGTCGCTGCAGCGTCACTACTACCGCCAGCGAGGCCAGCCGCAATCGGAATTTTCTTTTGGATATAGATCGATACGCCTTGCGAAATGCCGTAGCGTTCTTTTAGTCGAGCCGCAGCCAAATAGGCTAAATTCCGCTCATCGGAAGGAAGTACACCTGATGAACTGGCAACATGGATGGCCGAATGTGCCGTTTCACACAAATCGATCCGGTCGGCGAGGTCGATCGTCGTCATAACCATTTCCAGTTCGTGAAAACCGTCACTCCGCTTGTTGAGTACGTCTAAACTGAGGTTGATTTTTGCCGGCGCCTTTTCTGATATCATCTGCCTGCCCTCCTCATAC is a window from the Numidum massiliense genome containing:
- the ispE gene encoding 4-(cytidine 5'-diphospho)-2-C-methyl-D-erythritol kinase; protein product: MISEKAPAKINLSLDVLNKRSDGFHELEMVMTTIDLADRIDLCETAHSAIHVASSSGVLPSDERNLAYLAAARLKERYGISQGVSIYIQKKIPIAAGLAGGSSDAAATLRGLNRLWHLGLTLDELAVIGAEIGSDVPFCLYGGTALARGRGEKLQQLPPPPPCWVVLAKPPISVSTKEVFQTLQVEDIRDHPRTPLMVQALREQNYEAMCKFSCNVLESVTMAQHPEVKAYKNCLLRFGVDMALMSGSGPTVFALLNQDTRVNRVVNALRGFCNDVYAVRMLREGVQK